A genomic window from Chitinophaga pollutisoli includes:
- a CDS encoding DUF3945 domain-containing protein, which translates to MDKLTNELIALRTSLIKIPNGIKGVQLNDEQKQTLTEGKPLYLEGMTSTKGASFNANVQYNADKNYVEFLFDRSNNNQQSQNKQQSNQQSQNQTQEAPRTFRGKDLTDEQYNKFKDGQTVYVELKDKKDQPYQGYITFNKENGKTNFEFPNQYKERVKPVEEHKTQTAVNSEGKTNEATKNLKEPLQKGQQTPKNEKQQEQQNKPKAPAKSRSRKVS; encoded by the coding sequence GTGGACAAGCTTACTAATGAGCTTATTGCTTTACGAACATCTCTGATTAAAATCCCCAATGGGATTAAGGGAGTGCAACTTAATGACGAGCAAAAGCAAACCTTAACAGAAGGAAAACCTCTTTATTTAGAGGGAATGACCTCAACAAAAGGAGCTTCCTTTAATGCAAATGTTCAATATAATGCGGACAAGAATTATGTGGAGTTTCTGTTTGACAGAAGCAACAACAATCAACAATCTCAAAATAAGCAACAAAGTAATCAACAGAGCCAAAACCAAACGCAGGAAGCTCCAAGAACTTTCAGAGGAAAAGATTTGACTGATGAGCAATACAACAAGTTCAAAGATGGGCAAACCGTCTATGTTGAACTGAAAGACAAAAAAGACCAGCCATATCAGGGCTATATCACTTTTAACAAGGAAAATGGAAAAACCAATTTCGAGTTTCCAAACCAGTACAAAGAACGTGTTAAGCCTGTTGAAGAACACAAAACACAGACTGCGGTCAATTCAGAGGGCAAAACGAATGAAGCGACCAAAAACCTTAAAGAGCCTTTGCAAAAAGGACAGCAAACGCCAAAGAATGAAAAACAACAGGAGCAACAGAATAAGCCCAAAGCCCCTGCAAAATCAAGAAGTAGAAAAGTGAGTTAA
- a CDS encoding DNA topoisomerase 3, with product MKTVIAEKPSVAREIASLLGASDKKDGYLTGNGYFVTWAFGHLIGLGMPEDYGISRFDKASLPILPNPFILTVKKVKKEKGYQPDAGAMKQLKIIKDLFHKSDSIIVATDAGREGELIFRYIYEYLKCSKPFERLWISSLTEKAIKQGFDSLKDGKAFDGLYQAAQGRSRADWLVGINATQALSISAGNGIYSLGRVQTPTLALICKRYLENKNFSIKKYWQIQLLHHKEDIDFKSISKSKWDEQKLAEDTLRSIQRHGTATVISGESKNVTEQPPLLFDLTGLQKEANKKLNLSADQTLNIAQSLYEKKFITYPRTGSKYIPEDMWAEVPNLVRALQDNDNFRQAVSKLKWGRFNKRIVNDLRVTDHHGLLITDKIPSALNADETKVYNMIAFRLLEAISQACVKEVTDIALEVSHYDFTLKGCKILEAGWRSIKGNFSDEDTEPIRDLPELRKGDELKIKEASVLEKKTKPPVLFTEAGLLSAMENAGREIENEDERKALQNIGIGTPATRAAIIETLFTRNYIQRDKKALIPTEKGLQVYELVKDRKIADVAMTAEWELALQKIENNEVDARVFLREMEAYAKSITDELLQTSIANENLPKLTCPKCKSQQLIIRDKIVKCPDEHCNWVQFRKVCEVQLSIADITSLVNNGKTGLIKGMKSKAGKKFDAYIVLNENAESSFEFEKKKSTKRNGK from the coding sequence ATGAAAACAGTTATTGCAGAAAAACCAAGCGTAGCAAGAGAAATAGCTAGCTTGTTGGGAGCTTCCGATAAAAAGGACGGTTATCTAACGGGCAACGGCTATTTTGTTACGTGGGCGTTCGGTCATTTAATTGGCTTGGGAATGCCTGAAGACTACGGGATTTCGAGGTTTGATAAGGCTTCATTGCCTATCCTCCCGAACCCGTTTATATTGACCGTTAAAAAGGTCAAAAAAGAAAAAGGCTATCAACCCGATGCTGGCGCAATGAAGCAACTAAAAATCATCAAAGATTTGTTTCATAAAAGCGACAGCATTATTGTTGCTACTGATGCAGGACGTGAGGGCGAGTTAATTTTCAGGTATATTTACGAATACCTGAAATGCAGCAAACCCTTTGAGCGGCTTTGGATAAGCTCGCTTACCGAAAAAGCAATCAAGCAAGGGTTTGACAGCCTGAAAGACGGCAAAGCATTTGACGGATTGTATCAGGCTGCGCAAGGCAGAAGCCGTGCCGATTGGCTGGTGGGCATCAATGCCACCCAAGCGTTGAGTATTTCCGCAGGAAACGGCATTTATTCATTGGGCAGAGTACAAACACCTACATTGGCTCTGATTTGCAAACGCTATTTGGAAAACAAAAATTTCTCTATTAAGAAGTATTGGCAAATTCAGCTTTTGCACCACAAAGAGGATATAGATTTTAAAAGTATCTCCAAATCCAAATGGGACGAACAAAAGTTAGCGGAAGATACATTGCGGTCAATCCAACGACACGGAACTGCTACGGTGATTTCGGGGGAAAGTAAAAACGTAACGGAGCAACCGCCTTTATTGTTTGACCTGACAGGACTGCAAAAGGAAGCCAACAAAAAGCTCAATCTATCCGCCGACCAAACGCTCAATATCGCCCAAAGCCTGTACGAAAAGAAATTTATTACCTATCCCCGTACCGGAAGCAAATATATTCCTGAAGATATGTGGGCGGAAGTTCCCAACCTTGTCAGGGCTTTGCAGGACAACGATAATTTCAGGCAAGCGGTATCAAAATTAAAATGGGGGCGGTTCAATAAGCGAATTGTAAACGATTTGCGAGTAACAGACCACCACGGTTTACTCATAACCGACAAAATCCCGTCTGCCCTGAATGCGGACGAAACAAAGGTGTACAATATGATTGCCTTTCGACTGCTCGAAGCCATATCACAAGCCTGTGTAAAAGAAGTAACGGATATAGCATTGGAAGTGTCGCACTACGATTTTACCCTGAAAGGCTGTAAGATTTTAGAGGCTGGCTGGCGTTCCATAAAAGGCAATTTCTCGGACGAAGATACCGAACCGATACGGGACTTGCCCGAACTGAGAAAGGGCGACGAACTGAAAATAAAAGAAGCCTCCGTTTTGGAGAAGAAAACCAAACCGCCTGTGCTGTTTACCGAAGCCGGACTATTGTCGGCAATGGAAAACGCAGGCAGGGAAATCGAAAACGAGGACGAACGGAAAGCCCTGCAAAATATCGGTATCGGTACGCCTGCCACAAGAGCCGCCATAATCGAAACCCTGTTTACCCGTAATTATATCCAACGGGATAAAAAAGCCTTAATACCAACGGAGAAAGGATTGCAGGTATATGAATTGGTAAAAGACCGCAAAATTGCGGACGTAGCTATGACCGCCGAATGGGAATTGGCTTTGCAGAAAATCGAAAACAACGAAGTTGATGCACGGGTATTTCTTAGGGAAATGGAAGCCTATGCAAAGTCTATAACAGACGAGCTGCTGCAAACCTCTATTGCAAATGAGAACCTGCCGAAACTGACCTGCCCGAAATGCAAAAGCCAGCAACTTATCATCCGTGATAAGATTGTAAAATGCCCTGACGAACATTGTAATTGGGTACAGTTCCGCAAAGTTTGCGAAGTGCAATTAAGCATAGCCGATATTACAAGCCTTGTCAATAACGGCAAAACGGGTCTGATTAAGGGAATGAAAAGCAAAGCCGGAAAGAAATTCGATGCCTACATCGTGTTGAATGAGAACGCCGAAAGTTCCTTTGAGTTTGAGAAAAAGAAAAGCACTAAACGCAATGGAAAATAA
- a CDS encoding ORF6N domain-containing protein: MENKPTIIPKEISNLIYTIRDKQVMLDSDLATLYQVETKILNKAVKRNLDRFPDKFCFQLTDEESDFLRFQIGTSNVGRGGRRYLPYVFTEQGIAMLSAVLRSDVAVRVSIEIMDAFVEMRRMLISNASLFHRLDKIEIRQLQADQKIEEIFKALESDKLHSEKGIFYNGQVFDAYKFVADIIRNAESSIILLDNYADDTVLTLLGKRKDNVTAKIYTKAISNQLRLDVQRYNSQYAPIEIELFPDAHDRFLIIDQMELYHIGASLKDLGKKWFAFSRMDIEVGRMLQLLNNN; the protein is encoded by the coding sequence ATGGAAAATAAGCCAACCATTATACCCAAAGAAATCAGCAATCTGATTTATACCATTCGGGATAAACAAGTAATGCTGGATAGCGACCTCGCAACTTTGTATCAGGTAGAAACCAAAATACTGAACAAAGCCGTAAAACGGAATTTAGACAGGTTCCCCGATAAATTCTGCTTTCAACTGACCGATGAGGAAAGCGATTTTTTGAGGTTCCAAATTGGAACCTCAAACGTAGGGCGAGGCGGAAGACGGTATTTGCCCTACGTTTTTACCGAACAAGGTATCGCAATGCTCTCGGCTGTGTTGCGTTCTGATGTTGCCGTAAGGGTAAGTATTGAGATAATGGATGCCTTTGTAGAAATGCGGCGTATGCTTATCAGTAACGCCTCTTTGTTTCATCGTTTGGATAAAATCGAAATCAGGCAATTACAGGCAGACCAAAAAATCGAGGAAATATTTAAGGCTTTGGAAAGCGACAAGCTCCACAGCGAAAAAGGTATCTTCTACAACGGGCAGGTATTTGATGCCTACAAGTTTGTAGCTGATATTATCCGAAATGCCGAAAGCTCCATTATCCTGCTCGACAATTATGCAGATGATACAGTGCTGACCTTGTTGGGCAAACGCAAGGATAATGTAACGGCAAAAATCTACACCAAAGCTATCAGCAATCAGCTACGGCTGGACGTGCAACGCTACAACAGTCAATATGCCCCGATAGAAATTGAGCTGTTCCCTGATGCCCACGACCGATTTTTGATAATCGACCAAATGGAGCTGTATCATATCGGAGCCTCGCTCAAAGATTTGGGTAAAAAGTGGTTCGCATTTTCCCGAATGGATATAGAAGTCGGCAGGATGCTCCAACTCCTGAATAACAACTAA
- a CDS encoding DUF1896 domain-containing protein, whose amino-acid sequence MSTQQKDLSYYRLRLQEHLNSSFPEKAHDQKFIDQRASWAANAYEGAFSSGNAIDKCDEIANYILFEGLHFSKFDTIFQVVCNEFDTLMADEELRPFALKMFPVCAPVFEKYQLTDDFAYTYEFDKLYTEVTGTIAIWIEENGLQ is encoded by the coding sequence ATGAGTACACAGCAAAAAGACTTGTCGTATTACAGATTACGACTGCAAGAACACCTTAACAGTAGCTTTCCTGAAAAAGCGCACGACCAAAAATTTATCGACCAGCGTGCATCGTGGGCTGCAAATGCTTACGAGGGTGCGTTCAGTTCCGGCAATGCTATCGACAAATGCGACGAGATAGCCAATTACATACTTTTTGAGGGCTTGCACTTCTCCAAGTTTGATACCATTTTTCAGGTGGTATGCAATGAGTTTGATACCCTTATGGCAGACGAGGAACTGCGACCATTTGCCCTAAAAATGTTCCCTGTCTGTGCGCCTGTATTTGAAAAGTACCAATTAACCGATGATTTCGCTTACACCTACGAGTTTGACAAGCTCTACACGGAAGTAACCGGAACTATCGCAATATGGATTGAGGAAAATGGGCTTCAGTAA
- a CDS encoding heavy metal translocating P-type ATPase, whose amino-acid sequence MKNIYKFIIVLSIALVALVLEFILKEPHYAKILITATGILMSIVLLKGMIDVLRSGNFGVDILAISAIAATLAVGNYWAALIILIMITGGDSLEDYAQKKARKDLKSLLDNTPRIAHKKTGNDLHDVPVEDIKIGDIIIVKPKEIIPVDGILLSGEVLLDESSLTGESKPVNKTKGNGLWSGSVNGSGAITIQVSKLAKDSQYQQLVQLVHNSEKEPAHFVRMADRYALPFTIVAFLIAGIAYLITKDPNRIAEVLVVASPCPLILAAPIALIAGMSRSSRNGVVIKSGTVIEKLDRMKAIAFDKTGTLTKGDLTVDDIIPENSYSQDELIDFVASVEQQSSHVLAVSVMKYIGDKPIPLATDLKEIEGNGIEGKVNGKLVKVGKLNFVTTEPISIKTEKTSLFVSVNDKYAGEITFTDEVRPEARQTIAQLIKMGIQKIMMISGDKQSISENIAKEIGITEVHGGCLPEDKLKILKSMPGEFRPVVMVGDGVNDAPSLTVADVGIAMGAKGSSSASDSADVVILRDNLQKVSDTILISKETMKIARQSVFIGIAVCTVLMLIAAFGVLPALIGAGLQEVVDVISITSALRALKDR is encoded by the coding sequence ATGAAAAATATATATAAATTCATTATCGTTCTCAGCATTGCCTTAGTGGCACTTGTTCTGGAATTTATCCTGAAAGAACCGCATTATGCTAAAATCTTAATTACGGCAACCGGCATTTTGATGTCCATTGTTCTTCTGAAAGGAATGATCGACGTGCTTCGTTCCGGGAATTTTGGCGTGGATATTTTGGCGATTTCTGCCATTGCTGCAACCTTAGCTGTTGGTAATTATTGGGCGGCACTCATTATCCTCATTATGATTACCGGAGGTGATTCGTTGGAAGATTATGCCCAGAAAAAAGCCCGGAAAGATTTAAAATCATTGCTTGATAATACACCCCGAATTGCTCATAAAAAAACAGGAAACGATTTACATGATGTTCCTGTGGAGGATATTAAAATCGGTGACATCATCATCGTAAAACCCAAGGAAATTATTCCCGTGGACGGAATTTTACTGAGTGGAGAGGTGCTGCTGGACGAATCTTCGCTCACGGGCGAATCCAAACCCGTCAACAAAACCAAAGGCAACGGCTTATGGTCGGGTTCGGTGAATGGTTCGGGAGCCATTACCATTCAGGTTTCCAAACTCGCCAAAGACAGCCAGTACCAGCAACTCGTGCAATTGGTGCATAATTCCGAAAAAGAGCCGGCACATTTTGTGCGAATGGCGGATCGGTACGCTTTGCCTTTTACCATCGTTGCTTTTTTAATTGCCGGAATTGCTTATTTGATTACCAAAGATCCCAACCGCATTGCCGAAGTGTTGGTGGTGGCTTCGCCCTGCCCGCTGATTCTGGCGGCTCCCATTGCCCTGATAGCCGGAATGAGCCGTTCCAGCAGAAATGGGGTGGTGATAAAATCCGGGACTGTCATCGAAAAACTGGACAGAATGAAAGCCATCGCCTTCGATAAAACCGGAACCTTAACCAAAGGCGATCTTACTGTGGACGACATCATCCCGGAAAATTCTTATTCGCAAGACGAACTGATTGATTTTGTAGCCAGCGTAGAACAGCAGTCTTCCCACGTTTTGGCGGTTTCGGTGATGAAATATATCGGCGATAAACCGATTCCTCTGGCAACAGATTTAAAGGAAATAGAAGGAAATGGTATTGAAGGAAAAGTAAACGGCAAACTGGTGAAAGTGGGTAAACTGAATTTTGTAACGACCGAACCCATTTCAATTAAAACGGAAAAAACCTCGTTGTTTGTTTCGGTGAATGACAAATATGCAGGGGAAATCACCTTTACCGATGAAGTGCGTCCCGAAGCCCGGCAAACCATTGCCCAATTAATAAAAATGGGTATCCAAAAAATTATGATGATTTCCGGCGACAAGCAAAGTATTTCTGAAAACATTGCCAAAGAAATTGGCATTACGGAAGTGCACGGTGGCTGTTTGCCGGAAGACAAACTGAAAATCCTGAAAAGTATGCCCGGCGAATTTCGTCCGGTTGTAATGGTGGGTGATGGCGTGAACGATGCGCCGTCGTTAACCGTTGCCGATGTAGGCATTGCGATGGGTGCTAAAGGATCGAGTTCCGCCAGCGATTCGGCAGATGTCGTGATATTAAGAGATAATCTGCAAAAAGTGAGTGATACCATTCTCATTTCCAAAGAAACAATGAAGATTGCCCGTCAATCCGTTTTCATTGGCATTGCCGTTTGTACCGTGCTGATGCTGATTGCAGCCTTCGGTGTTTTACCGGCATTGATTGGTGCAGGATTGCAGGAAGTGGTGGATGTGATTTCCATTACCTCGGCATTAAGGGCTTTGAAGGACAGGTAA
- a CDS encoding phosphatase PAP2 family protein, with product MRHLLLILILCVYQLGIAQTDSLVTGQKMDQSFDHAYQFKYKKLIVPSVFIGYGILSLTSDDLKQLNRSTQYEIGEHQPDKIKLDNYTQYVPAILVYGLNAIGLKGKHNLKDRSIILGTSLLISSAVVLPTKHLVREERPDGSNNLSFPSGHTTTAFTTAHFMFREYQDENIWLSLSGYPIAVFTGVYRILNDKHWVGDVVAGAGIGILSTEVAYWLFPKVSKLFSKDHSKNSALVYPFYQNKTMGLGLSLNF from the coding sequence ATGAGACATTTATTATTGATACTCATATTGTGCGTTTATCAATTGGGAATAGCACAAACGGATAGTTTGGTAACAGGTCAAAAGATGGATCAATCATTTGACCACGCCTATCAATTTAAATATAAAAAGCTGATTGTACCTTCTGTTTTTATCGGATACGGAATCCTGAGCCTGACGTCTGATGATCTGAAACAGCTGAACCGTTCCACCCAATATGAAATTGGGGAGCATCAGCCGGATAAAATAAAACTGGATAATTATACCCAATACGTACCTGCAATATTGGTTTATGGATTAAATGCTATTGGACTTAAAGGAAAACATAATTTGAAAGACCGAAGTATTATTTTAGGCACATCGTTGCTGATTTCAAGTGCTGTCGTATTACCTACCAAGCATTTGGTGAGAGAAGAACGACCAGATGGTTCTAATAATTTGTCGTTTCCTTCGGGACATACTACAACTGCTTTTACAACAGCACATTTTATGTTCCGTGAATATCAGGATGAAAATATTTGGTTAAGTTTGTCTGGTTATCCAATTGCTGTTTTTACGGGAGTTTATCGCATTTTGAATGATAAACATTGGGTGGGTGATGTGGTTGCAGGTGCCGGTATTGGAATTCTCTCCACAGAAGTTGCCTATTGGTTGTTCCCAAAAGTCAGTAAATTATTTTCAAAAGATCATAGCAAAAATAGTGCTCTTGTATATCCGTTTTATCAAAATAAAACAATGGGATTAGGTTTGTCTTTAAACTTTTAA
- a CDS encoding cytochrome b/b6 domain-containing protein yields the protein MRNSTKIFTPLHRGLHWGTALLMTVLFITGFLRINWMGKKAILGAIEKNMQGIDLTNEQTIVTVKSILDPMWQWHEYAAYVFFVIIAVRIIYMLVKGIRFPNPFSANTSAKEKFQGFIYLLFYLFVIVSSITGAYLKWWNGDLKDTMETIHKWAIYWFPIFIILHFGGIWLAEKTAQKGIASKMIGGDD from the coding sequence ATGAGAAATTCAACAAAAATATTTACCCCGCTTCATCGTGGTTTACACTGGGGCACAGCTCTACTAATGACGGTTTTGTTTATCACCGGATTTCTTCGGATCAACTGGATGGGTAAAAAAGCCATTCTGGGAGCTATTGAAAAAAATATGCAAGGCATTGATTTAACCAATGAACAAACCATCGTAACAGTAAAAAGCATTCTGGACCCTATGTGGCAATGGCACGAATATGCAGCGTATGTTTTCTTTGTAATCATTGCGGTTCGCATCATTTATATGTTGGTAAAGGGCATTCGTTTTCCAAATCCTTTTTCGGCAAATACATCAGCAAAAGAAAAATTTCAGGGATTTATTTATCTGCTATTTTACTTGTTTGTGATTGTTTCATCCATCACCGGAGCCTACCTGAAATGGTGGAATGGAGACCTGAAAGATACAATGGAAACCATTCATAAATGGGCAATTTACTGGTTTCCGATTTTTATTATTTTGCATTTTGGCGGGATTTGGCTGGCAGAAAAAACAGCTCAAAAGGGAATTGCTTCCAAAATGATTGGCGGAGATGATTAA
- a CDS encoding efflux RND transporter periplasmic adaptor subunit, producing the protein MKILKLYGSYFLVLIVLLSAVQCQQKQETTATKTANPKDENTVIFTDAQLHNTPIETAELSMQHISTVLKLNGKIDVPPQNLVSVSTPLGGYLKSTRLLPGMKVVKGQVIAVIENPQFVQLQQDYLMAKSKYHFAQLDYNRQTKLNQSQASSDKVMQQAQSIMSDQQILMNSIAQQLKLVNINPAKISAGNIQQSVPVYSTINGFVSKVNVNVGKYVTSSDVLFELINPSDIHLNLKVYEKDLEMLKTGQQIVAYTNVDPSKKYAGEILLTSKDVDGSGMAEVHCHFEKYDPALIPGMYMNAEVKTENSFANAIPEESVVDFEGKSYVFTETGKQTWKMVPVTLGISENGFVEILNFADFQGKKIVVKNAYTLLMKLKNTSEDEE; encoded by the coding sequence ATGAAAATATTAAAATTATACGGTTCTTATTTTTTGGTCTTGATAGTACTGCTTTCCGCAGTTCAATGTCAACAAAAACAAGAAACCACCGCCACCAAAACTGCAAATCCGAAAGACGAAAACACGGTTATTTTCACCGATGCACAGTTACACAATACCCCCATTGAAACCGCGGAACTGTCGATGCAGCATATTTCCACCGTATTGAAACTCAACGGTAAAATTGATGTACCACCGCAAAATCTGGTTTCCGTAAGTACACCGCTGGGCGGCTATCTGAAAAGCACCCGCCTTTTGCCAGGGATGAAAGTAGTTAAAGGTCAGGTAATTGCCGTTATTGAAAATCCGCAGTTTGTACAGTTGCAGCAGGATTATCTGATGGCAAAATCCAAATACCACTTTGCCCAACTGGATTATAACCGACAAACTAAGCTCAACCAAAGCCAGGCAAGTAGTGATAAAGTGATGCAGCAGGCACAATCCATTATGAGCGATCAGCAAATTCTGATGAATTCCATTGCCCAGCAACTGAAGTTGGTCAACATAAATCCGGCTAAGATATCTGCCGGAAATATTCAGCAGAGCGTACCTGTCTATAGTACCATCAACGGTTTTGTGAGCAAGGTGAATGTGAATGTAGGCAAATATGTAACGTCTTCGGATGTGCTGTTTGAACTCATCAATCCTTCTGATATTCACCTCAATTTAAAAGTGTATGAAAAGGATTTGGAAATGCTGAAAACCGGGCAACAGATTGTGGCTTATACCAATGTAGATCCTTCAAAAAAATATGCCGGTGAAATTTTGCTGACGAGTAAAGACGTGGACGGAAGCGGCATGGCTGAGGTTCATTGTCATTTTGAAAAATACGATCCTGCACTCATTCCCGGAATGTATATGAATGCCGAAGTGAAAACAGAAAATTCTTTTGCAAATGCTATTCCGGAAGAAAGCGTGGTGGATTTTGAAGGGAAAAGTTATGTCTTTACAGAAACCGGGAAACAGACCTGGAAGATGGTCCCGGTCACATTGGGAATTTCCGAAAATGGCTTTGTTGAAATCCTCAACTTTGCTGATTTTCAAGGTAAGAAAATCGTGGTTAAAAACGCCTATACCTTATTGATGAAGTTGAAAAATACCAGTGAAGATGAAGAATAA